Genomic window (Methylocystis parvus OBBP):
CGGCGAAGGAATTGAAACGGTCCTCTCGCTCAACAGCGCTTTTCCCGGCATTCCGACGGTCGCGGCGCTTTCCGCCGCGCATCTTGCCGCTTGGCGTCCGCCATCGAGTCTACGACGGCTTGTCATTGCCGCCGACAACGACGAGCCGGGTCGAAGCGCTGCGCAAAGACTGTCTGCGCGAATGAAAGATCATCTCATCGACGCGACGACGATCATTTCGTTCGGCGCTGATTTTAACGGCGAGCTGCGTATGACCTCGCGCGAAAGCATGCACGACCGGGTTGCACGGCTGATTTGGGGCTGAACGCCAAGTTGTCGCCGCGCCGTTGAACGAGGCGTCTTCTATGTCTCGAGTTTTGCGAGGGCTTCGGCGTGATCTAGAAACGGGCCATCTACATCCAGATGATCCATTTATGGGACATATCCGGGGCCTCACGCTTGCGCAAACGAGTTTTGAGCTATAAATAAAGCGTTGAGCAAAAGGTGGTCTATTAATAGGGCGCTAGCGATGGCCAAGCCGATAACCCGACCCTATTCCCGCTACAGCCACGACGCCGTCGTGATGCTGGGTCAGCTGATCCGGCGCGCCCGGATCGAACGGAAGATGACGACGACCGAACTGGCCGAGCGCGCCGGGCTGTCTCGCGGTCTCGTACAAAGGATCGAGAAGGGAGATCCGGGCTGCGGGATCGGCGCCGTGTTCGAGGCCGCGGCTATCGTCGGCGTGCGCCTCTTCGACGCCGATCAGGCCGCGCTGACGAGCGCGATCGGAATCAATACGGCAATACTCACACTTCTGCCCAAGGCGGTGCGCGTTTCCAAGGTCGAGGCCAAGGATGACTTCTGAAGCCGCTCCAAAGGAAGCGTTCGTCTGGGTCTGGCTGCCCGGCGCGATTGAACCGGTCGTCGCCGGCAGGCTCGCCGCCGCGGGCGATCAGCTGCTCTTCAATTACGGGCGGAGCTTTCTCGCCAGGAAGAACGCAATCCCGCTTTATGAACCCGAACTGCCGCTGCGAGCCGGCGTGCTGCCGCTTCTCAATGGATTGCGGATGCCGAGCTGCATCCGAGACGCGGCGCCCGATGCTTGGGGCCGGCGCGTTATCCTCAATCGGAGGCTCGGCGTTAAGGGGCCCGGAATCGATGTCGCTTCGCTGGACGAGCTTACCTACCTCCTCGAATCTGGTTCCGACCGGATCGGCGCTCTGGATTTTCAGACGTCCGCCACCCGCTACGTCGCTCGTGAGGCGGCGCCTGCCTCGCTTGAGGAGCTATCGACCGCCGCCGCGAGCATCGAAGCTGGCATCCCTCTCACCCCGGAGCTCGATCAGGCGCTGTTGCATGGCAGCTCCATTGGCGGCGCCCGTCCGAAAGCGATGATCGCGTCGGCAGATCGGAAATACGTCGCGAAGTTCTCATCGCAAAGCGATCTCTACAGCGTCGTCAAAGCTGAATACGTGGCCATGCGTCTTGCGGCCGAGAGCGGGTTGGACGTGGCGGGGGTGACCTTGCAGCGGACAGCCGGCAAGGACGTTCTGCTTGTCGAGCGTTTCGATCGGGAGAAGGCAGGAGAGGGTTGGTGCCGTCGCGCGATGGTCTCCGCTTTGACGCTGCTCGAGCTCGACGAGATGATGGCCCGTTACGCCAGCTATGAAGACCTGGCGACCGTCATCCGACACCGCTTCGTGGCTCCGAGGGAAACCCTCAGAGAGCTGTTCGGCCGCATACTGTTCAACGTCTTGTGCGGCAACACGGACGATCACGCTAGAAATCATTCGGCCTTCTGGGACGGCGAGAAGCTGGCGCTCACGCCGGCCTATGACATCTGCCCCCAGGCGCGCGCCGGGGGCGAAGCCACCCAGGCGATGCTGATCGCCGGCGGCAAGCGACTGAGCCGGGTTGGCCTGTGCCTTGACGCCGCTCCGTCGTTTTTGCTTTCGCAGGCGGAGGCATTGGCTATGGTGCGGCATCAGATCACGACGATCTGTGATCGGTGGGCGGCGGTCTGCGCCGAAGCCGCCCTCAGCGACGTGGATCGAAGCCTGCTATGGCGAAGGCAGTTCCTGCATCCGTTTGCTTTCGAAGGCGCCCCGCCAACGCTCTCAGCGCTGCTGGCGTAAAATGCAGATGCTTTACGGAGCGCAGCAATGAGGACTCGACGGTGCTCGAGGGGGAGCTCATCGTAAGCGGCGGTCTGTTTTCGCGAGAGGGCCGCGCGCCGGCCTGAGAGAGCAGCGATGTCGCCACAAGCGGCTCGCTTGCCGCAACGCTTCCCGCCGACTTCTTTCCCCTGCCCTATG
Coding sequences:
- a CDS encoding helix-turn-helix transcriptional regulator produces the protein MAKPITRPYSRYSHDAVVMLGQLIRRARIERKMTTTELAERAGLSRGLVQRIEKGDPGCGIGAVFEAAAIVGVRLFDADQAALTSAIGINTAILTLLPKAVRVSKVEAKDDF
- a CDS encoding type II toxin-antitoxin system HipA family toxin; translation: MTSEAAPKEAFVWVWLPGAIEPVVAGRLAAAGDQLLFNYGRSFLARKNAIPLYEPELPLRAGVLPLLNGLRMPSCIRDAAPDAWGRRVILNRRLGVKGPGIDVASLDELTYLLESGSDRIGALDFQTSATRYVAREAAPASLEELSTAAASIEAGIPLTPELDQALLHGSSIGGARPKAMIASADRKYVAKFSSQSDLYSVVKAEYVAMRLAAESGLDVAGVTLQRTAGKDVLLVERFDREKAGEGWCRRAMVSALTLLELDEMMARYASYEDLATVIRHRFVAPRETLRELFGRILFNVLCGNTDDHARNHSAFWDGEKLALTPAYDICPQARAGGEATQAMLIAGGKRLSRVGLCLDAAPSFLLSQAEALAMVRHQITTICDRWAAVCAEAALSDVDRSLLWRRQFLHPFAFEGAPPTLSALLA